A genomic window from Chitinophaga pollutisoli includes:
- the rbfA gene encoding 30S ribosome-binding factor RbfA has product MQETKRQKQVGQLVQEELSDIFNRMGFNVTEGGMISISSVKMTPDLLEARVYLSMFQIKAPVEMLAKMNERMGEIRRDLGNRVGKQLRRVPELTFFLDDTLDHVFKMEELFKKINDDKQQKP; this is encoded by the coding sequence ATGCAAGAAACTAAAAGACAAAAGCAGGTAGGACAGCTGGTGCAGGAAGAACTCAGCGATATTTTCAACCGCATGGGTTTTAATGTGACAGAAGGGGGGATGATTTCCATTTCGTCTGTTAAGATGACACCCGATTTGCTGGAGGCGCGTGTTTACCTGAGCATGTTCCAGATCAAGGCGCCGGTGGAAATGCTGGCGAAGATGAATGAGCGCATGGGCGAGATCCGCCGCGATCTGGGCAACCGTGTGGGCAAACAACTGCGCCGTGTGCCGGAGCTCACCTTCTTCCTCGATGATACGCTCGACCATGTATTCAAAATGGAAGAGTTGTTCAAAAAGATCAACGACGACAAACAGCAGAAACCCTAA
- a CDS encoding glycosyltransferase, whose protein sequence is MISIVIPVLNEGATIRQVIKTIKKTSRPIEIIVVDDNSTDNTVDEALKERVRVITSSQRGKGISMREGMMAAKHDIIMYVDGDILTYPDALVELLTDAIVSGEADFTKSYFERQAGRVTQLVAKPLLSILFPELAHFNQPLSGMIAARRHMLQQVHFENDYGVDIGLLIDMHLMGAKIREVNIGRLENAMQTWEQLSKMSREVSRTILKKAESIPQQNLETLGNINIIREQMEYSILESIDKLQKMVIFNLDETIFRENYLYTAAVAFGQEEALVQILQHYSDPLSVLTRSAALFQGRNLAELLEVADGIPVTPDIRHVIRELKRRGYICGLITDGFECVANHMKNKLGADFAFANRMHLVHSVATGEITVPDYFLTGKNGNAQYCKSNILRYISEKYHIQSQNIIYVGNGETDAELLQDAGIGVAYHPQYVEAATVSDKVIEDNCMAPLLDIAQASPEKVRKRWPTKSQAVNIGLGGLAAIATAGLVYLAARQVSKAFRSSDDCDKKSLKPA, encoded by the coding sequence ATGATTTCCATAGTGATTCCCGTGCTCAACGAGGGCGCAACCATCCGACAGGTCATCAAGACCATAAAAAAGACATCCCGGCCTATCGAAATTATCGTAGTCGACGACAACTCCACCGATAACACTGTAGATGAAGCACTCAAGGAAAGGGTGCGCGTCATTACCAGCAGCCAGCGCGGAAAAGGGATTTCCATGCGCGAAGGAATGATGGCGGCCAAACACGACATCATCATGTATGTGGATGGCGACATCCTCACCTATCCCGACGCGCTGGTGGAACTTTTAACCGATGCGATCGTGAGCGGCGAAGCCGATTTCACGAAATCATATTTCGAAAGGCAGGCAGGACGTGTGACCCAGCTGGTCGCCAAACCGCTGTTGAGCATTCTATTCCCCGAACTCGCGCATTTCAACCAGCCTTTGAGCGGGATGATCGCCGCGCGGAGGCACATGCTGCAACAAGTGCATTTCGAAAACGATTACGGCGTGGATATCGGCTTGTTGATAGACATGCACCTCATGGGCGCAAAGATCCGTGAAGTCAATATCGGCCGGCTGGAAAACGCGATGCAGACCTGGGAACAGCTCAGCAAGATGAGCCGCGAAGTGAGCAGAACCATTCTCAAAAAAGCGGAAAGCATCCCGCAGCAGAACCTGGAAACACTGGGTAACATCAATATCATCCGCGAGCAGATGGAGTATTCGATCCTTGAGTCGATCGACAAGCTGCAAAAGATGGTGATCTTCAATCTGGACGAAACCATCTTCCGCGAGAACTACCTGTATACCGCCGCCGTGGCCTTCGGTCAGGAAGAGGCGCTGGTGCAGATCCTGCAGCATTATTCTGATCCGCTTTCGGTGCTCACGCGCAGTGCGGCCCTGTTCCAGGGAAGGAACCTGGCGGAACTGCTGGAGGTGGCCGATGGTATTCCTGTTACGCCGGACATTCGTCATGTGATCCGCGAACTGAAGCGGCGCGGTTACATCTGCGGACTGATCACCGACGGTTTCGAATGTGTGGCCAACCATATGAAAAACAAGCTGGGGGCTGATTTCGCGTTTGCCAACAGGATGCATCTCGTACACAGCGTGGCTACCGGCGAGATTACAGTTCCCGATTACTTCCTGACGGGCAAGAACGGCAATGCGCAATATTGCAAGAGCAATATCCTGCGGTATATTTCAGAGAAGTATCATATCCAGTCGCAAAATATTATTTATGTCGGCAATGGTGAAACGGACGCGGAGCTTCTGCAGGACGCGGGCATTGGCGTGGCGTACCATCCCCAATATGTGGAGGCGGCCACGGTGTCCGACAAGGTGATTGAAGACAACTGCATGGCGCCTTTGCTTGACATTGCGCAGGCGAGTCCGGAGAAGGTGCGCAAGCGTTGGCCAACGAAGAGTCAGGCGGTGAATATCGGGTTGGGGGGATTGGCTGCTATTGCAACGGCGGGACTTGTATATCTCGCGGCGCGGCAGGTGAGCAAAGCATTCCGGAGTTCCGACGATTGCGACAAGAAATCGCTGAAACCCGCGTAG